The Acidimicrobiales bacterium DNA segment CCGTCGCCGCCGTTCCAGCGCCCGGTGCTGGCGGTGGCGTCGTACTTCCAGCCGCCGGCGTTCAAGCCGTCGCGGATCGGCCAGTTCAACGTGCCCTACCCGCCCGACGGCACGTCCGACGACGAGGTCGCCAAGCGCCTCGCCGACAACGGCTACCACGTGATCCCCACGATCACCGCCCACGAGGCCTATCCGGGCCACCACTGGCACCTGACCACCATGCTGGCGGCGCCGCCGCTGCGGCAGGTCCACCGGTCGGCCTACTTCACCGAGGGCTGGGGGCTCTACGCCGAGCGGCTGATGCGGGAGCAGGGCTACTTCGCGGACCCGCGAGACGAGCT contains these protein-coding regions:
- a CDS encoding DUF885 domain-containing protein, encoding PSPPFQRPVLAVASYFQPPAFKPSRIGQFNVPYPPDGTSDDEVAKRLADNGYHVIPTITAHEAYPGHHWHLTTMLAAPPLRQVHRSAYFTEGWGLYAERLMREQGYFADPRDELMHLNMRIFRAARIVVDTALHCGDMTVDEAITFMQDKAGLTEPVARAEVLRYCAWPTQAASYLTGCVEIERMRDRWLTEGRGDLRSFHDTLCGTGGLPIALAERATFG